In one Kineococcus rhizosphaerae genomic region, the following are encoded:
- a CDS encoding FAD-binding and (Fe-S)-binding domain-containing protein translates to MRVGSVPQHPPRGGTLGLVTLIDDNRATTAAADGGAPAADLVDALNAVLGTDPASGVVDASSRRRAEYTTDASNYRVVPQVVVFPRSVEDVESVWSVCRQLGVPFTSRGAGTSVAGNAIGSGVVLDFSRHLNRVLEVDADSMTALIEPGVILDDLQRQAAPHGLRFGPDPSTHARCTVGGMIGNDACGSHALAYGRTSHNVVALEVLDGHGRRYWTDAPPADLLTELQGIASAHLGLIRTTFGTFGRQVSGYALEHLLPETGGPTGTALARLLTGSEGTLATILRARVRLVRQSPSTTFVVLGYPSMHEAADATPALLEHAPLAVEGIDRRLADVVVRRGGSVDGLPGGDGWLFVEMGGESPEESLAAARAMVADSRALDSVVIPTAAEARTLWRIREDGAGLAGRSPEGLPAWPGWEDAAVPPARLGEYLREFDALMASHGVDGLAYGHFGDGCIHVRIDFPLYKDGGGALAKAFLEDAARLVARHGGSLSGEHGDGRARGGLLPLMYDAEAIAAFEEVKRAFDPADLLNPGVIVRPADVAADLRVPAARPAHALGMPLKFAYSRDEGDLTRAVHRCVGVGKCRADSGGVMCPSYLATGDEKDSTRGRARLLQEMANGTLVTDGWRSQEVKDVLDLCLSCKGCSADCPAGVDMPTYKAEFLDKFYAGRVRPMNHYLLGWLPRWSKLATAAPALTKLVNTLTSVPALAWTAKAVGGVAQERPLPEFAVETFRDWFARRAVRDDGQPVLLWVDSFTEHFSPEVGRAAVKLLEHLGFSVRLTEKQVCCGLTWVSTGQLDGAKRQLRTSLDALGTSNVPVVGLEPSCTALLREDAAELLPDDPRAHALEHRVKTLAELIAEQRPDWIPPQLDPDGPVKAVVQPHCHQHAVMGFSPDERLLAKAGVDAQVLKGCCGLAGNFGAEAGHYDVSVKVAEHDLLPALRERGDALVVADGYSCRTQSDNLTGVRPKHLAELLAEALPED, encoded by the coding sequence ATGAGGGTGGGCTCCGTGCCCCAGCACCCCCCGCGCGGCGGCACACTGGGGCTCGTGACCCTGATCGACGACAACCGCGCGACGACCGCTGCCGCTGACGGTGGGGCCCCGGCCGCGGACCTGGTGGACGCCCTCAACGCCGTGCTCGGCACCGACCCCGCCTCCGGGGTCGTCGACGCCTCCAGCCGCCGGCGCGCCGAGTACACGACCGACGCGTCGAACTACCGCGTCGTCCCGCAGGTCGTCGTCTTCCCCCGCTCGGTCGAGGACGTCGAGTCCGTCTGGTCGGTGTGCCGGCAGCTCGGGGTGCCCTTCACCTCCCGCGGCGCGGGCACGTCGGTGGCGGGCAACGCCATCGGCTCCGGCGTCGTGCTCGACTTCTCCCGGCACCTGAACCGCGTCCTGGAGGTCGACGCCGACTCCATGACCGCGCTCATCGAGCCCGGGGTGATCCTCGACGACCTGCAGCGCCAGGCCGCCCCGCACGGGCTGCGGTTCGGGCCCGACCCCTCCACCCACGCCCGCTGCACCGTCGGCGGGATGATCGGCAACGACGCCTGCGGCTCGCACGCCCTGGCCTACGGCCGCACCTCGCACAACGTCGTCGCCCTGGAGGTCCTGGACGGCCACGGCCGCCGGTACTGGACCGACGCCCCGCCCGCGGACCTCCTGACCGAGCTGCAGGGCATCGCCTCGGCGCACCTGGGGCTGATCCGCACCACGTTCGGCACGTTCGGCCGGCAGGTCTCCGGCTACGCCCTCGAACACCTGCTGCCCGAGACCGGTGGCCCCACCGGCACGGCGCTGGCGCGGCTGCTGACCGGTTCGGAGGGCACCCTCGCCACGATCCTGCGCGCCCGCGTGCGGCTCGTGCGGCAGTCGCCCTCGACCACCTTCGTGGTCCTGGGCTACCCCTCGATGCACGAGGCCGCCGACGCGACCCCGGCCCTGCTGGAGCACGCCCCGCTCGCCGTCGAGGGCATCGACCGCCGGCTGGCCGACGTCGTCGTGCGCCGGGGCGGGTCCGTCGACGGCCTGCCCGGTGGGGACGGGTGGCTGTTCGTCGAGATGGGCGGGGAGAGCCCCGAGGAGTCCCTCGCCGCCGCGCGGGCGATGGTCGCCGACTCCCGGGCGCTGGACTCGGTGGTCATCCCGACGGCCGCCGAGGCGCGGACGCTGTGGCGCATTCGCGAGGACGGCGCCGGGCTGGCCGGCCGGTCCCCGGAGGGGCTGCCCGCGTGGCCGGGCTGGGAGGACGCCGCGGTGCCCCCCGCCAGGCTGGGGGAGTACCTGCGCGAGTTCGACGCGCTCATGGCCTCCCACGGGGTGGACGGCCTGGCGTACGGGCACTTCGGCGACGGGTGCATCCACGTCCGCATCGACTTCCCCCTCTACAAGGACGGCGGCGGCGCGCTCGCCAAGGCGTTCCTGGAGGACGCCGCCCGGCTCGTCGCCCGCCACGGCGGGTCGCTGTCCGGCGAGCACGGCGACGGCCGCGCCCGCGGCGGGCTGCTGCCCCTCATGTACGACGCCGAGGCCATCGCGGCGTTCGAGGAGGTCAAGCGCGCGTTCGACCCCGCCGACCTGCTGAACCCCGGCGTCATCGTGCGCCCCGCCGACGTCGCCGCCGACCTGCGCGTGCCCGCCGCCCGTCCCGCGCACGCCCTGGGCATGCCGCTCAAGTTCGCCTACTCGCGCGACGAGGGCGACCTGACCCGCGCCGTCCACCGCTGCGTCGGCGTCGGCAAGTGCCGCGCCGACTCCGGCGGCGTCATGTGCCCCTCGTACCTGGCGACCGGCGACGAGAAGGACTCCACCCGCGGCCGCGCCCGGCTCCTGCAGGAGATGGCCAACGGCACCCTCGTCACCGACGGGTGGCGCTCGCAGGAGGTCAAGGACGTCCTGGACCTGTGCCTGTCCTGCAAGGGGTGCTCGGCGGACTGCCCCGCCGGGGTCGACATGCCGACGTACAAGGCGGAGTTCCTCGACAAGTTCTACGCGGGCCGGGTGCGCCCGATGAACCACTACCTGCTGGGCTGGCTGCCGCGCTGGTCGAAGCTGGCGACGGCCGCCCCGGCGCTGACGAAGCTGGTGAACACGCTGACGTCGGTCCCGGCGCTGGCGTGGACGGCGAAGGCCGTCGGCGGGGTGGCCCAGGAGCGGCCGCTGCCGGAGTTCGCGGTCGAGACGTTCCGCGACTGGTTCGCCCGACGTGCGGTGCGCGACGACGGTCAGCCCGTCCTGTTGTGGGTCGACTCGTTCACCGAGCACTTCTCGCCCGAGGTGGGGCGCGCGGCCGTGAAGCTGCTGGAGCACCTCGGGTTCTCGGTGCGCCTGACCGAGAAGCAGGTCTGCTGCGGCCTGACGTGGGTCTCCACCGGCCAGCTGGACGGGGCCAAGCGCCAGCTACGGACGTCGCTGGACGCGCTGGGGACCTCGAACGTCCCCGTCGTCGGGCTCGAACCGTCGTGCACGGCGCTGCTGCGCGAGGACGCCGCCGAACTGCTGCCCGACGACCCGCGCGCCCACGCGCTGGAGCACCGGGTCAAGACGCTGGCCGAGCTCATCGCCGAGCAGCGCCCGGACTGGATCCCGCCGCAGCTCGACCCCGACGGGCCGGTCAAGGCCGTCGTCCAGCCGCACTGCCACCAGCACGCCGTCATGGGGTTCTCCCCCGACGAGCGCCTGCTGGCCAAGGCCGGTGTGGACGCGCAGGTCCTGAAGGGCTGCTGCGGTCTGGCGGGCAACTTCGGGGCCGAGGCGGGGCACTACGACGTCTCGGTGAAGGTCGCCGAGCACGACCTGCTGCCGGCGCTGCGCGAGCGCGGCGACGCGCTCGTCGTCGCCGACGGGTACTCGTGCCGGACGCAGTCGGACAACCTCACCGGCGTCCGGCCCAAGCACCTCGCCGAACTGCTCGCCGAGGCCCTGCCCGAGGACTGA